A stretch of the Engraulis encrasicolus isolate BLACKSEA-1 chromosome 19, IST_EnEncr_1.0, whole genome shotgun sequence genome encodes the following:
- the mrpl33 gene encoding 39S ribosomal protein L33, mitochondrial, which produces MFLTTVNLAKSKSKTILVQMLSAAGTGYCFNVKRPRLKDKMVLRKHDPLVNKHVLFFEKKKIRSL; this is translated from the exons ATGTTTCTGACAACTGTGAACC TGGCAAAGAGCAAATCCAA gaCCATCCTGGTGCAGATGCTGAGTGCGGCGGGAACTGGCTACTGCTTCAACGTCAAGAGGCCGCGCCTCAAGGACAAGATGGTGTTGAGGAAGCACGACCCCCTCG TCAACAAGCATGTGCTGTTCTTCGAAAAGAAGAAGATCCGGTCCCTGTAG